In Cyanobium sp. WAJ14-Wanaka, the following are encoded in one genomic region:
- the recF gene encoding DNA replication/repair protein RecF (All proteins in this family for which functions are known are DNA-binding proteins that assist the filamentation of RecA onto DNA for the initiation of recombination or recombinational repair.): MRLHHLELRHFRNLQPLKLELDAPRLLVIGSNGEGKSNLLEAVELLGSLRSHRTSSDRDLIAHGEPSSRLAALTSSGDSLQLDLRRSGGRSANRNGKQLDRQLDLLGSLRCVGFSALDLDLVRGEPAGRRQWLDRVVLQLEPVYGELLSRYGRLLRQRSQLLRRGLGGSEVAALLDAFDLQMALVGTRLHRRRARALRRLEPLAAAWQQRLSGGREQLRLEYQSGTLLTGDDGEEGPWREALAAQMAAQRPEELRLGQCAVGPHRDEVGLLLSEQTARRYGSAGQQRTLVLALKLAELELVQEVLGEPPLLLLDDVLGELDPDRQQLLLEAVGEGHQCLVSATHLGAFEGGWQAQSQVIKMRAGCLEIGT; encoded by the coding sequence ATCCGCTTGCACCACCTGGAGCTGCGGCACTTCCGCAACCTGCAGCCCCTGAAGCTGGAGCTGGATGCCCCGCGCCTATTGGTGATTGGCTCCAATGGGGAAGGCAAATCCAACCTGCTGGAGGCGGTGGAATTGTTGGGCAGCCTGCGCTCCCACCGCACCAGCTCCGATCGCGACCTAATCGCCCATGGCGAGCCCAGCAGCCGCCTGGCTGCGCTGACCAGCTCAGGCGACAGCTTGCAACTGGATTTACGGCGCAGTGGCGGCCGCAGCGCAAACCGCAATGGCAAGCAGCTCGATCGCCAACTGGACCTCCTTGGATCGCTGCGCTGCGTGGGCTTTAGCGCCCTCGACCTCGACCTGGTACGGGGCGAGCCCGCTGGGCGGCGCCAATGGCTAGATCGGGTGGTGCTGCAGCTGGAGCCGGTCTATGGCGAGCTGTTGAGCCGCTACGGCCGGCTGCTGAGGCAACGCAGCCAATTGCTGCGCCGCGGCCTGGGCGGCAGTGAAGTCGCGGCCCTGCTCGATGCCTTTGATCTGCAGATGGCCCTGGTCGGCACCCGCCTGCACCGGCGCAGGGCTAGGGCCCTGCGCCGGCTGGAACCCCTGGCCGCCGCCTGGCAGCAGCGGCTAAGCGGCGGCCGCGAGCAACTGCGGCTGGAATATCAAAGCGGCACCTTGCTAACGGGCGATGACGGCGAGGAAGGGCCCTGGCGTGAGGCCCTGGCGGCCCAAATGGCCGCCCAACGCCCCGAGGAATTGCGGCTGGGTCAATGCGCGGTTGGCCCCCACCGCGATGAGGTTGGCCTGCTGCTCAGCGAACAGACCGCCCGCCGCTACGGCTCGGCTGGCCAGCAACGCACCCTGGTCCTGGCCCTGAAATTGGCCGAGCTGGAACTGGTGCAAGAGGTGCTGGGCGAGCCCCCATTGCTGCTGCTCGATGACGTCCTGGGAGAACTCGATCCGGATCGCCAACAACTGCTGCTGGAGGCGGTGGGGGAGGGCCACCAATGCCTGGTTAGTGCCACCCATCTCGGCGCCTTTGAGGGGGGCTGGCAAGCCCAGAGTCAGGTGATCAAAATGCGCGCCGGCTGCCTGGAGATCGGCACTTAA
- the speD gene encoding adenosylmethionine decarboxylase: MTQSLPCLHPNPGWTGAASMAPADSSLSDTVGKHCILELYNCDSAKLDDEAFLRTAITTAAKQAGATLLNLITHRFDPQGVTGLALLAESHISIHTWPESGYAAVDVFTCGDHTMPEKACQVLAEELESGRHKLTSFRRETPGCIAGAERDPAKTANPL; the protein is encoded by the coding sequence ATGACCCAGAGCCTGCCCTGCCTCCACCCCAACCCGGGATGGACCGGTGCTGCCTCCATGGCCCCTGCCGATTCTTCCCTTTCCGACACGGTTGGAAAACACTGCATTCTCGAGCTCTACAACTGCGATAGCGCCAAGCTCGACGACGAAGCCTTTCTCAGGACAGCGATCACCACGGCAGCCAAGCAGGCTGGTGCGACGCTCCTAAATCTGATCACCCACCGGTTTGATCCCCAGGGTGTGACGGGTTTGGCCCTGCTGGCCGAATCCCACATCTCGATTCACACCTGGCCCGAATCGGGCTACGCGGCGGTTGATGTGTTCACCTGCGGTGACCACACCATGCCGGAAAAAGCCTGCCAGGTGTTGGCCGAAGAACTGGAATCGGGCCGCCACAAGCTGACCAGTTTCCGCCGGGAAACCCCCGGCTGCATCGCCGGCGCCGAAAGGGATCCAGCCAAAACCGCCAACCCCCTCTAG
- the larE gene encoding ATP-dependent sacrificial sulfur transferase LarE, translated as MSQPFTLLETLPEPTAAALAQLRGLVAAEGSVVVAYSGGVDSSLVAAIALEQLGSRAVAITGVSPALAPHLRREASQQAAWLGIAHREIATAELADPAYASNPEERCYACKQTLHLQLAPIAAAASGARVLDGVNLDDLGDHRPGIRAAREQGVFSPLAEAGIDKASVRQISKALGLPWWDKPAQPCLASRFPYGEPITAQRLERVAAAEAWLLQRGWPQLRVRSQGSTARIELPEACLDAALLGWAEPGARQELVTKFRQLGFSAVALDLEGLVSGKLNRDLAGFGPPSGPGPPSGPGPQSA; from the coding sequence TTGAGCCAGCCCTTCACCCTGCTTGAAACCCTGCCGGAGCCCACGGCGGCGGCCCTTGCCCAGCTCCGCGGGCTGGTGGCTGCTGAGGGCTCCGTGGTGGTGGCCTATTCCGGCGGGGTGGATAGCTCCCTGGTGGCGGCCATTGCCCTGGAGCAGTTGGGCAGCCGCGCCGTGGCAATTACCGGCGTATCTCCAGCCCTGGCGCCCCACCTGCGCCGGGAGGCAAGCCAACAGGCGGCCTGGCTGGGGATCGCCCACCGGGAAATTGCCACCGCTGAATTGGCCGATCCCGCCTATGCCAGCAACCCCGAGGAGCGTTGCTACGCCTGCAAGCAGACCCTGCATCTGCAGCTGGCCCCCATCGCGGCAGCGGCGTCTGGGGCCAGGGTGCTGGATGGGGTGAACCTGGATGATCTGGGCGACCATCGACCCGGCATTCGGGCCGCAAGGGAGCAGGGGGTGTTCTCCCCCTTGGCAGAGGCGGGCATTGATAAGGCTTCTGTGCGCCAGATTTCCAAGGCCCTGGGCCTGCCTTGGTGGGACAAGCCCGCCCAGCCCTGCCTGGCCTCACGCTTTCCCTACGGCGAGCCGATCACGGCCCAAAGGTTGGAGCGGGTGGCGGCGGCTGAGGCTTGGCTGCTCCAGCGGGGTTGGCCCCAACTGCGGGTGCGCAGCCAGGGGAGCACGGCAAGAATCGAATTGCCGGAGGCCTGTTTGGATGCCGCGCTGCTGGGCTGGGCCGAACCGGGGGCGCGCCAGGAGCTGGTGACAAAGTTTCGCCAACTCGGCTTCAGCGCCGTTGCCCTGGACCTGGAGGGCCTGGTGAGCGGCAAGCTCAACCGGGATCTGGCCGGTTTTGGCCCCCCATCTGGCCCTGGCCCCCCATCTGGCCCTGGCCCCCAATCGGCCTAG
- a CDS encoding cob(I)yrinic acid a,c-diamide adenosyltransferase, with amino-acid sequence MAPSSTQTPQRGTGKGIGIRTAAGSDERAHGQLHVYDGDGKGKSQAALGVVLRTIGLGICEQKRTRVLLLRFLKGPGRAYDEDAAIEALQQGFPHLIDQVRTGRGDFFTAEEATKFDRQEAQRGWDIAKGAIASDLYSVVVLDELNPVLDLGLLDAAEVAKTLASKPAGMEVICTGRGAPRELVQLADLHSEMRAHQQADPGITGIEIYTGEGKGKSTSALGKGLQAIGRGISQDKSHRVLILQWLKGGSGYTEDAAIAALRESYPHLVDHLRSGRDAIVWRGQQQPIDYVEAERAWEIARAAIASGLYKTVILDEINPTVDLELLPVEPIVQTLLRKPAETEVILTGRCKNRLAYFELASVFSEMVCHKHYAERGIDLKRGVDY; translated from the coding sequence ATGGCCCCCAGCAGCACCCAAACGCCGCAAAGGGGCACCGGCAAGGGGATCGGCATCCGCACCGCCGCCGGCAGCGATGAAAGGGCCCATGGCCAGCTGCATGTCTACGACGGTGATGGCAAGGGCAAAAGCCAGGCTGCCCTTGGCGTGGTGCTGCGCACCATTGGCCTGGGCATCTGCGAGCAGAAACGCACCAGGGTGCTGCTGCTGCGCTTCCTCAAGGGCCCCGGCCGCGCCTACGACGAAGACGCCGCCATCGAGGCCCTCCAGCAGGGTTTCCCCCACCTAATCGACCAAGTCCGCACGGGCCGTGGTGATTTTTTTACGGCCGAGGAGGCCACAAAATTTGATCGCCAAGAGGCCCAGCGCGGCTGGGATATCGCCAAGGGCGCCATCGCCAGCGACCTCTATTCCGTGGTGGTGCTCGACGAGCTCAACCCCGTGCTCGACCTGGGCCTATTGGATGCCGCCGAGGTGGCCAAAACCCTGGCCTCTAAACCTGCGGGGATGGAGGTGATCTGCACCGGCAGGGGCGCTCCGCGCGAGCTGGTCCAACTGGCGGATTTGCACTCGGAGATGCGGGCCCATCAACAGGCCGATCCAGGCATCACCGGCATCGAGATCTACACCGGTGAAGGTAAGGGCAAATCCACCAGTGCCCTGGGCAAGGGGCTCCAGGCCATTGGTCGGGGCATCAGCCAGGACAAAAGCCACCGGGTGCTGATCCTCCAGTGGCTAAAGGGGGGTTCTGGTTACACGGAAGATGCCGCCATTGCGGCCCTGCGCGAGAGCTATCCCCACCTGGTGGATCACCTGCGCTCTGGCCGCGATGCCATCGTCTGGCGGGGCCAGCAGCAACCGATCGACTACGTGGAAGCGGAGCGGGCCTGGGAGATAGCCAGGGCCGCCATCGCCAGCGGCCTTTACAAGACCGTGATCCTCGATGAGATCAACCCCACGGTGGACCTCGAACTGCTGCCGGTGGAACCGATTGTGCAAACCCTGCTGCGCAAACCGGCCGAAACGGAGGTGATCCTCACCGGCCGCTGCAAGAACCGCCTGGCCTACTTCGAATTGGCGAGCGTCTTTTCAGAAATGGTCTGCCACAAGCACTATGCCGAGAGGGGCATAGACCTCAAGCGCGGCGTGGATTACTAA
- the moeB gene encoding molybdopterin-synthase adenylyltransferase MoeB, which yields MLPPDTSGVQLSPDEVARFARHLILPEVGMEGQKRLKASAVLCVGTGGLGSPLLLYLAAAGVGRIGIVDFDVVDHSNLQRQVIHGTSWVGKPKIESAKARILEINPHCQVDLYETALTSDNALEIIRPYDIVCDGTDNFPTRYLVNDACVLLGKPNVYGSIFRFEGQATVFNLDAESPNYRDLFPEPPPPGMVPSCAEGGVVGVLPGIIGVIQATEALKIITGIGTTLSGRLLLFDALGMKFRELKLRPNPERPVIDRLVDYQEFCGVGGSAPGQEEAGAVESISVTELKTLLDGDSSGLVLIDVRNPPEAEIGVIPGASLFPLDLIENGTAVERIRQLVEGKQLYAHCKLGGRSAKALIALKRHGIEGINVEGGIDAWSQQVDSSVPRY from the coding sequence ATGCTTCCTCCCGACACCAGCGGCGTTCAGCTCAGCCCCGATGAGGTGGCTCGCTTTGCCCGGCACCTGATCCTTCCCGAGGTGGGAATGGAGGGCCAAAAGCGCCTTAAGGCCTCCGCCGTGCTCTGCGTGGGCACGGGCGGGTTGGGCTCACCATTGCTTCTCTATTTGGCCGCGGCGGGAGTGGGCCGGATCGGGATTGTCGATTTCGATGTGGTCGACCACTCCAACCTGCAGCGCCAGGTGATCCACGGCACCAGCTGGGTGGGCAAGCCCAAGATCGAATCGGCCAAGGCCCGGATCCTGGAGATCAACCCCCACTGCCAAGTGGATCTCTACGAAACCGCCCTCACCAGCGACAACGCCCTAGAAATAATTCGCCCATACGACATCGTCTGCGACGGCACCGACAACTTCCCCACCCGCTACCTGGTGAACGACGCCTGTGTGCTGCTGGGCAAGCCGAATGTGTACGGTTCGATCTTCCGCTTTGAGGGCCAGGCCACGGTGTTCAACCTGGATGCGGAGAGCCCCAATTACCGCGATCTATTTCCCGAGCCGCCACCGCCTGGGATGGTGCCCTCCTGCGCAGAGGGCGGCGTGGTGGGGGTATTGCCGGGGATCATCGGCGTGATCCAGGCCACCGAGGCCTTGAAGATCATCACGGGCATCGGCACCACCCTCAGCGGCCGGCTGCTGCTGTTCGATGCATTGGGGATGAAGTTCAGGGAGTTAAAGCTGCGCCCTAACCCCGAGCGGCCGGTGATCGACAGGCTGGTGGATTACCAGGAGTTTTGTGGAGTGGGCGGCAGCGCTCCAGGCCAGGAGGAGGCGGGAGCCGTGGAAAGCATTTCGGTTACGGAGCTGAAAACCCTGCTCGATGGCGACAGCAGCGGCCTGGTGCTGATCGACGTGCGCAATCCACCGGAGGCGGAAATTGGGGTGATCCCTGGGGCCAGCTTGTTTCCCCTGGATCTGATTGAAAACGGCACGGCCGTGGAGCGCATCAGACAGCTGGTGGAGGGCAAACAGCTCTATGCCCACTGCAAGCTGGGTGGCCGCAGCGCCAAGGCCCTAATTGCCTTGAAGCGCCATGGCATCGAAGGGATCAATGTGGAGGGCGGTATCGACGCCTGGAGCCAGCAGGTCGATTCGAGCGTCCCCCGCTATTGA
- a CDS encoding M67 family metallopeptidase: protein MADLRLVGVLERILAAANPQEGCALLLGQRQGDALVLRSIWPCCNRWPEAAERGRRFAVDPCEQLLAQKWARLHKQAVLGFAHSHPQAGPDPSATDLELAVAPVLMVIQGLAAGGGPPVLRCWWIEDNGVKPQHLPWRMGS, encoded by the coding sequence ATGGCGGATCTCCGTCTGGTTGGGGTGCTCGAGCGGATCCTGGCTGCGGCAAACCCCCAGGAGGGCTGCGCCCTATTGCTGGGGCAAAGACAGGGCGATGCCCTTGTGCTGCGGTCGATTTGGCCCTGTTGTAACCGTTGGCCAGAGGCGGCTGAACGGGGCCGCAGGTTCGCGGTGGATCCGTGCGAACAATTGCTGGCTCAAAAATGGGCACGGCTGCACAAACAGGCGGTATTGGGATTTGCCCACAGCCATCCCCAGGCTGGCCCTGATCCATCGGCCACCGACCTGGAACTGGCGGTGGCACCAGTGTTGATGGTGATTCAGGGGCTGGCTGCAGGGGGTGGTCCGCCGGTATTGCGCTGCTGGTGGATTGAGGACAATGGTGTTAAGCCCCAGCACCTGCCATGGAGAATGGGGAGCTGA
- a CDS encoding CAAD domain-containing protein, whose translation MSDFPTDVQEQGTEANSNLFGEGDAGTSFTEKYSDVLGKVNDALDQVDWNQMGRIGKATGVIVAVCVVQILIKGVLDTINLMPILPGLLELLGLVIVGQWSWKNLTTSQKRDAVVANLQNLRKEYLG comes from the coding sequence ATGAGTGACTTCCCTACCGACGTGCAGGAGCAGGGCACCGAAGCCAACAGCAACCTTTTTGGTGAAGGCGACGCTGGCACCTCCTTTACAGAGAAATACAGCGATGTGCTGGGCAAAGTCAACGATGCCCTCGACCAGGTCGACTGGAATCAAATGGGTCGGATTGGCAAAGCCACCGGCGTCATCGTGGCCGTTTGTGTGGTGCAGATCCTGATCAAGGGTGTGCTCGACACGATCAATTTGATGCCGATTCTGCCCGGCCTACTAGAACTTCTGGGCCTGGTAATCGTGGGTCAGTGGAGCTGGAAAAACCTCACCACCAGCCAGAAACGTGATGCCGTGGTGGCCAATCTCCAAAACCTGCGCAAGGAGTATCTGGGCTAG
- a CDS encoding fructosamine kinase family protein: protein MALLPKPELAQWLGQQLAAPGPLELAAIARVGGGSIHRAWRLQLGDGRRFFLKSNDPTALPLLEAEAAGLQALARWAQPPIRVPQPLAMGVADLGAAGDRALLLLPWLDLQSARPGENSLGWRAFGAALAELHLASSAAQERFGWPSANFIGAAPQSNEWRSDWGVFFSECRLAPQLDWAARQGHRPRGSEQLLEQLPLRLQHAVLPALVHGDLWSGNGALLQNGEAALFDPAVYWGDREVDLAMAKLFGGFSPAFFSGYGEVWPLEAGAGARIELYNLYHLLNHANLFGGGYWGQAQASIDTLLESWGFA, encoded by the coding sequence TTGGCGCTTTTACCCAAGCCTGAATTGGCCCAGTGGCTTGGCCAGCAGCTGGCGGCCCCAGGCCCCCTGGAGTTGGCAGCCATAGCCCGGGTGGGTGGCGGCAGCATCCACAGGGCCTGGCGTTTGCAGCTGGGCGATGGCCGCCGCTTTTTCCTGAAGAGCAACGACCCCACCGCCCTGCCTTTGCTGGAGGCCGAGGCTGCCGGGCTGCAGGCTTTGGCCCGGTGGGCGCAGCCGCCGATCCGGGTGCCCCAGCCCTTGGCGATGGGTGTAGCTGATCTCGGCGCTGCGGGGGATCGGGCTTTACTGCTGCTGCCTTGGCTCGATTTACAAAGCGCCAGGCCAGGGGAAAACAGCCTGGGCTGGCGGGCCTTTGGGGCGGCCCTAGCCGAGTTGCACCTGGCCAGTAGCGCAGCCCAAGAGCGCTTTGGCTGGCCCTCCGCCAACTTCATCGGCGCGGCACCCCAGTCCAACGAATGGCGCTCCGATTGGGGGGTGTTTTTTAGCGAATGTCGCCTTGCCCCCCAACTGGACTGGGCGGCCCGCCAGGGCCATCGCCCCAGGGGTTCAGAGCAACTCCTGGAGCAGTTGCCCCTACGGCTGCAGCATGCGGTGCTGCCCGCCCTGGTGCATGGGGATCTCTGGAGCGGTAACGGGGCCTTGCTGCAAAACGGAGAAGCGGCGCTGTTTGACCCTGCGGTCTATTGGGGCGACCGGGAGGTGGACCTGGCCATGGCCAAATTGTTTGGGGGCTTTTCGCCGGCGTTTTTCTCTGGTTACGGGGAGGTTTGGCCCCTAGAAGCCGGAGCAGGAGCTCGCATTGAGCTCTACAACCTGTACCACCTGTTGAACCACGCCAACCTTTTTGGAGGGGGCTACTGGGGCCAGGCCCAGGCCAGCATCGACACTCTGTTGGAGAGCTGGGGTTTTGCCTAA
- the crtD gene encoding C-3',4' desaturase CrtD translates to MEHRVDVAVVGAGIAGLTAAALLARAGLKVELLEAHSQSGGCAGTFRRGPYTFDVGATQVAGLEAGGIHSRLFAHLGVPAPEATPLDPGCVVDLGDGSAPIHLWRDPERWRLERQRQFPGSERFWQLCAAIHRANWHFAAKDPVLPARNWWDWGQLLGSLGPGNLASGLLTGATIANLQDLCGCGQDQRLRRFLDLQLKLYSQEPADRTAALYGATVLAMAQAPLGLFHLQGSMQSLCDALESALASGSGGGGGGVLRLRHQVGQLEAANAGQGWRVRGKVLAGKGLANGKATKTNLESFELEAADVVIAIPPQALPPLLGDGLKANYKQCLEGLGEPSGALVLYGAVDRSALPPDCASHLQLAWEEPGSLFVSISQEGDGRAPAGQATVIASVFTPAKQWFGLEPQAYAAKKAAAQLGINRGLSALLQLEPGDWRHQELATPRGFAGWTGRPWGYVGGLGQHPSRFGPFGLPSRTPLPGLWLCGDAIYPGEGTAGVSMSALTACRQLLQTRGIGLALER, encoded by the coding sequence ATGGAGCACCGGGTTGACGTGGCCGTCGTTGGGGCAGGCATCGCCGGGCTGACGGCAGCAGCCCTTTTGGCCCGGGCTGGCCTCAAGGTGGAATTACTAGAAGCCCACAGCCAATCCGGTGGCTGCGCAGGTACCTTCCGCCGCGGGCCATACACCTTCGACGTCGGAGCAACCCAGGTGGCCGGCCTCGAAGCCGGGGGTATCCACAGCCGCCTATTTGCCCACTTGGGGGTACCTGCCCCAGAAGCCACCCCCCTTGACCCTGGCTGTGTGGTGGATCTGGGGGATGGCAGCGCGCCGATCCACCTCTGGCGCGATCCAGAGCGCTGGCGCCTGGAGCGGCAGCGCCAATTTCCCGGCAGCGAGCGCTTTTGGCAGCTCTGCGCCGCAATCCATCGGGCCAACTGGCACTTTGCCGCCAAGGATCCAGTCCTGCCGGCGCGGAACTGGTGGGATTGGGGCCAACTGCTGGGTTCCCTGGGCCCCGGCAACCTGGCCAGCGGCCTCCTGACCGGCGCCACCATCGCCAACCTGCAGGACCTCTGCGGCTGCGGCCAGGACCAGCGGCTACGCCGCTTTTTGGACCTACAGCTCAAGCTCTATTCCCAGGAGCCGGCTGATCGCACGGCGGCCCTGTACGGGGCCACGGTTTTGGCCATGGCCCAGGCGCCTTTGGGCCTATTTCACCTCCAGGGCTCCATGCAGAGCCTCTGCGATGCCCTCGAAAGCGCCTTAGCAAGCGGCAGCGGTGGAGGCGGCGGCGGCGTCCTAAGGCTGCGCCATCAAGTTGGGCAGCTGGAGGCCGCCAACGCAGGCCAGGGCTGGCGGGTGCGGGGAAAAGTTCTTGCTGGCAAAGGTTTGGCTAACGGCAAAGCAACCAAGACCAACTTGGAAAGCTTTGAGCTGGAGGCGGCCGATGTGGTGATTGCCATCCCGCCCCAGGCCCTACCACCCCTGCTCGGTGACGGCTTGAAGGCCAACTACAAGCAATGCCTCGAAGGGCTGGGGGAGCCCTCGGGTGCCCTGGTGCTCTATGGCGCCGTGGATCGATCGGCCCTGCCGCCGGATTGCGCCAGCCATCTCCAGCTGGCCTGGGAGGAGCCAGGTTCGCTGTTTGTCTCCATTAGCCAGGAGGGCGATGGGCGGGCTCCTGCGGGCCAGGCCACGGTGATTGCCAGTGTCTTTACCCCAGCCAAGCAATGGTTTGGCCTTGAGCCCCAGGCCTATGCCGCCAAAAAAGCGGCGGCCCAATTGGGCATCAACCGCGGCCTCTCGGCCCTATTGCAGCTGGAGCCTGGCGACTGGCGCCACCAGGAACTGGCCACCCCCAGGGGCTTTGCCGGTTGGACCGGCAGGCCCTGGGGCTATGTGGGGGGATTGGGGCAGCACCCGAGTCGGTTTGGGCCCTTTGGCCTGCCCAGCCGCACGCCCCTGCCGGGCCTATGGCTCTGCGGTGATGCCATCTACCCCGGAGAGGGCACCGCCGGGGTGAGCATGTCGGCCCTAACCGCCTGCCGCCAGCTGCTCCAGACCCGGGGCATCGGCCTGGCGCTGGAGCGTTAG
- a CDS encoding prephenate/arogenate dehydrogenase — protein sequence MTDAPSPLWRSQPVGIVGMGLIGGSIGLDLGRLGAEVRALVHRPVTAQRALARGLAGTVSTDPAVLEGCGLVILAVPLDRLLDPAPEWLAAIPQAAVVTDVGSVKGSVLERWQRLVDRFVASHPMAGTAEAGVEAGLPGLFAGRPWVATPNFSTDPEALAAVRDLALALGAQWLTCDPRLHDQAVALISHLPVLAGAALLQVADGAAQEGGIELPALVRALASTGFADTTRVGGGNPELGSLMARTNRAALLTALGRYREGIEALEQQLQEGHWQDLQATLAQAQALRPQFVAASPNAPAPD from the coding sequence ATGACAGACGCCCCCTCCCCCCTATGGCGTAGCCAGCCCGTTGGCATCGTCGGCATGGGCCTGATCGGCGGTTCCATTGGGCTTGATCTGGGTCGCCTCGGCGCAGAGGTGCGGGCCCTGGTGCATCGCCCAGTCACTGCCCAAAGGGCTTTGGCCAGGGGCTTGGCCGGCACGGTCAGCACCGATCCGGCGGTCTTGGAGGGCTGCGGCCTGGTGATTTTGGCCGTGCCTTTAGACCGTTTGCTGGATCCGGCGCCCGAATGGTTGGCGGCCATTCCCCAGGCCGCCGTGGTTACGGATGTGGGTTCGGTGAAGGGCTCCGTTTTGGAGCGTTGGCAAAGGCTGGTGGATCGCTTTGTGGCCAGCCATCCGATGGCGGGTACCGCCGAGGCGGGGGTGGAAGCGGGGTTGCCCGGGTTGTTTGCCGGTCGACCTTGGGTGGCCACCCCCAATTTCTCCACGGACCCGGAGGCCCTCGCTGCCGTGCGTGATTTGGCATTGGCCCTCGGGGCCCAGTGGCTTACCTGCGATCCCCGCCTGCACGACCAAGCTGTGGCCCTCATCTCCCATCTGCCCGTTTTGGCCGGTGCGGCCCTGTTGCAGGTGGCCGATGGGGCAGCCCAGGAGGGCGGCATTGAATTGCCTGCTTTGGTGCGAGCGCTTGCCTCCACGGGCTTTGCCGACACGACCCGGGTGGGTGGGGGCAACCCTGAGCTGGGCAGCCTGATGGCGCGCACCAACCGGGCGGCCCTGCTCACCGCCTTGGGCCGTTATCGCGAGGGGATCGAGGCCCTGGAGCAGCAACTGCAGGAGGGCCATTGGCAGGATCTGCAGGCGACCCTCGCCCAGGCCCAGGCCCTGCGGCCGCAATTTGTGGCTGCCAGCCCTAACGCTCCAGCGCCCGACTAA